The Nycticebus coucang isolate mNycCou1 chromosome 8, mNycCou1.pri, whole genome shotgun sequence genome has a window encoding:
- the P2RY1 gene encoding P2Y purinoceptor 1: protein MTEVLWPAVPNGTDAAFVASPGSSWGNGTVAPSAAVAASFRCALTKTGFQFYYLPTVYILVFITGFLGNSVAIWMFLFHMKPWSGISVYMFNLALADFLYVLTLPALIFYYFNKTDWIFGDAMCKLQRFIFHVNLYGSILFLTCISAHRYSGVVYPLKSLGRLQKKNAVYISVLVWLVVVAAISPILFYSGTGVRKNKTVTCYDTTSDEYLRSYFIYSLCTTVAMFCVPLVLILGCYGLIVRALIYKDLDNSPLRRKSIYLVIIVLTVFAVSYIPFHVMKTMNLRARLDFQTPAMCAFNDRVYATYQVTRGLASLNSCVDPILYFLAGDTFRRRLSRATRKASRRSEANLQSKSEDMTLNILSEFKQNGDTSL from the coding sequence ATGACCGAGGTGCTGTGGCCGGCCGTCCCCAACGGGACGGACGCCGCCTTCGTGGCCAGCCCGGGTTCGTCTTGGGGGAACGGCACGGTCGCCCCCAGCGCCGCCGTCGCTGCCTCGTTCCGATGCGCCTTGACCAAGACGGGCTTCCAGTTCTACTACCTGCCCACCGTCTACATCCTGGTGTTCATCACCGGCTTCCTGGGCAACAGCGTGGCCATCTGGATGTTCCTCTTCCACATGAAGCCCTGGAGCGGCATCTCCGTGTACATGttcaacctggccctggccgactTCCTGTACGTGCTGACCCTGCCGGCCCTCATCTTCTACTACTTCAACAAGACCGACTGGATCTTCGGCGACGCCATGTGCAAACTGCAGCGCTTCATCTTCCACGTGAACCTCTACGGCAGCATCTTGTTCCTGACGTGCATCAGCGCGCACCGCTACAGCGGCGTCGTCTACCCGCTCAAGTCCCTGGGCAGGCTGCAGAAGAAGAACGCCGTCTACATCAGCGTGCTCGTGTGGCTCGTGGTGGTGGCGGCCATCTCCCCCATCCTCTTCTACTCGGGTACCGGGGTCCGCAAGAATAAAACCGTCACCTGCTACGACACCACCTCGGACGAATACCTGCGAAGTTACTTCATCTACAGCCTGTGCACCACGGTGGCCATGTTCTGTGTCCCCTTGGTGCTGATTCTGGGCTGTTACGGATTAATTGTGAGAGCTTTGATTTACAAAGACCTGGACAACTCTCCTCTGAGGAGAAAATCGATTTACCTGGTCATCATTGTACTGACTGTCTTTGCTGTGTCTTACATCCCTTTCCATGTGATGAAAACCATGAACTTGAGGGCCCGGCTGGATTTTCAGACCCCAGCCATGTGTGCTTTCAATGACAGGGTTTATGCCACTTACCAGGTGACAAGAGGTCTGGCAAGTCTCAACAGCTGTGTGGACCCCATTCTCTATTTCTTGGCGGGAGATACCTTCAGAAGGAGACTCTCACGAGCGACCAGGAAAGCTTCCAGAAGGAGTGAGGCTAATTTGCAATCCAAAAGTGAAGACATGACCCTCAACATTTTGTCTGAATTCAAGCAGAATGGAGATACAAGCTTGTGA